ttggtATAAACACCataagtgtgttactgtgaatAATGCTCTTTCTACAATTCTATACACTTCAAAGCTTTGTATTTATTAGGTGGTTGTTGTCCTAAGAGACCAATAAGTCTTGGTTCCTCTTGTAGTGTAGACTTTCTACCTTTCAATGGTTAATTTTAGCTTACCAACTAagggttttatatattttatataaatgacatAGCAGGCTGCTTGGTGGTCCAGCCTCAAGATCCTGTGCTTTCATTGCCATGGTCTGGGTTTAAATTCCTCAGGAAGGGAATTGCACATAAATCCTGTGCCAAATACAATATGTGGACGATATGATCGGCAGCCGAAAGACCCACAAATAACATGACAAAACAGGTTGTATTTTTCAACTTACCTCTTCAAAGAGCTCCAAGCTGTAGGTGTTATCATCATCACCGAAGTAGACGATGCCTGTTTGAGTGCTGTTGGGGCTGAAGGTCTCCCGTAACCACCGGAGAGCCAGGTTCCTCTGCATGGTTCCCCGTGGGATTCTGGGATCCCGTGCATCTCCTCGTAGCTTGTAGTTCCGAGGAGTCTCGACGTTTAGATGTGTGTAGTTGAGGCCTGTCTCCCTCAGCAGACGCGTGACCAGCGGCGTCCTCCTCTGTGCATCCTCCACCAGGATCCAATGCAGGTTGGGGATGTGCAGGAAGGTGTTGGCGAGCCGAGTAAGCTCAGCTTTCTGCACCGGCCGGCTGTAAGTTGGTGTGATTACATGGATGGTGGGCAGGGTGTCGGACCATGGAGGCGGCCGTGTGTACACATACTCGGTGCGCACAACCTCCACTATGTCCTTATCAGAGGAGCAGAACTCCTTTGAGTCGCTTGTTTGGCTTCCTGCATCGCGTCTGCCTTCACCAGTTCCATCATCTACAGGAACAGAGAAAAAGAATTCAGGCATTAGCACGCCCCGGAGCTGCTCTCACTATTTCTGACACATGCCAAGATCCCAAGAGGAGTACCTGACAGGCGATGCCGTTGGACCATTAGCCGCTCGGGTATGATAAAGATCTCTTTAACTAGATGGTGACAAGCTGGAAAGAGTGAAAGTATTCAATGTAAGAGGGCAACACCCTCAATCTCAGACCTGATGCAAGTCGTCACATTTTCACCAGTAAAGCTTTTGGAAAGCACTGTCTTAGCATTCAAGCTCAGGAGTAGAGTTGGATGACTTGAACAAATATAATCATTTACACACTCAATGATCCTAAACATGAGATCTGTCTTGCTTAGtgattaatttatattttaattaaacatattaacTAAAAAATGACACAGAAAGGTTAAATATAAGCAATTAGTCGTAAATCTAACCCAAATGATGTGCACTCTGGTGTTTGTTAGCAATAGGAAGTAGGGCGCAGGTTTAACTAACATAATGTAATGCAATAAAACTTTGGCAATATCAAATTTTATAGAAttgacattaataaaataaccacGTCAGTGAGTAGAGATGAAATCCAAAAGTATAGTAACAGCAAGTCCAATTCAATAGATGAATATGGAATGAAACACCaaaatttcagctttcatttcttgATATTTCTACCTAGAAATgttaaacaacagaaaaatgaaGAACATGGCACTATTTTTAAACCCAGCCATTTTCATTAAGATTAAAATTGGGATATGTGACTGACAGGTGGTTCACGTTACCTAGGTGTGTCCTGCAAGACAGattcattaaataattaatagctCAGAATGTTTACTCTTGGACAGAGCCCTAGGTTTCACCTGTAAATACTGCACTTACtattaaaaaggataaaccaacatgaagaccaaagagctgtgGGGATAAAGGCGAGTCTTTTTGAATCTtataaaagaggaaaaacatGTCAGAGGCATGTTGTAAAAGCACTGGGCATAGCCAGTATCACAAAATCCAGACAGTGAACAGGTCAGGCAACAGGAAAACAACAGCAGCTGATTATATAAGTATTGTTAGAACTGTTAAGATAAATCCAACCACCACATGGCAGGGGTGAAGGCATCACATTGCATCTTTTGAAAGTAATAGAATCAATAGAGAACTTAGAGAACTATAGTCTAAATACTATAAGATGCAAACCACTCATCAGCAGTAAGAGTAAGAAGACCAGATTAGAATTTACAAAGAATTAAAGAGATGAGCCACAGAAGGTCTGAAATCAAGAAGAACCTCTACTAAAATTATGGAATTTGTTTATAATTGAAAACATACATGCTCATCTgcgaaacatggtggtggtagtgttgTGTCTTGGCATTGCATGGGTGATCTGTAATATTCTCATTAATCTTGATGCTGATCATAATGGTAGGATCAGAATCAGTTCAGAcgtctacagaaacattttgtCTTCCAATTTTGAGAGAAATGCATCCAATCTAATTAGGAGAAACTTCATCAGGCAGCAAGACGATGACCCAAAACACATTGGTCACACAACAAATGACTTCATCAGGGAAAAAAGCAGAAGGCTTGagactggccaagtcaatcactggacctgaacccaatcgagcaTTGCACCTCCTGAAGAGGAGCATGAATGGAGAACCTGCACAAAACAAAGGACAACTAAAAGAAACTTGAAAAAGAAAAGCTCTACAAAAGAAGAACACAACGTTTTTTTTGACGTCACTGGACCACCAGCTTGATGCACTTATTGCAAGCAAGCAATATGCACCCAagttttatatgttaattacttccattaatttaaaaacttttagtTTAACACTTTTCCTTAACAAAACGTTTGTGGCTTGCCATATAATGCGGCAAGTTCTTTAACACATCGTGATACacatatcaggaaatgaaagctgaactTCTTAGCTGTAATTTCCCATTAATTTGATCTTAAACCCATGAACTTCTGAGCTTAAACCCATATTATATTTCCAGTACAGAGCGAAAAAAATGCCGTTGCAATACTTTCAGAGATAACTGTATTGTTTTCAGCATGAAAATCTCCACctatcatactgtacattctactcctcacacacacttcgcTGCCTATAAAGAAGAAAAGGTTAATCAGAAATTTAAAATCAGTGTTTAGCATCATCCGTCTTAATGCATGAAGAGTAGTTGTATTTTTTAGAACACTGACATCATCCTGCATTGTCATCAGAGTTATACAGTATGACATAAGTACACAAGGTGTCTAAGTGTACTGCATATGAGTAACCTGATGTGCTGTTCGTTGGAAGCATGGAATATTCTGGAATTATTCAGGAGATGAAACTATAATGGTGCAGCATGTCTGAGTGTTAGCAACTGCTTCTGTTTGAAACGTAGGACAGAATGACAAATCAGTATGGACAGCAGCGGAGCTGACCCGAGACCTGAACCAGAAATCTGATAACCGGCTCTGATAACACAAGAGATTAAAATGTTTCAGAGTACTTTGGCTACTACAGTTCAAGGTACTAAAGAGATTTGCCTGATGACTTTCGCCATGAACAAGTTTAGATTTCAGTCAGGTAAATGAGTAAAGAGTTGGAGATTGCTGTCAAAGTAGAGCAAATATCAGCAAGTTTTATTGAGACTGAATGAaagaaactgcaaaaaaaaagaaaaaaagaaaatgttgtgaGGAAATTGAGAAATATCTGTATCACCGATCTCGTTCAAAACGTCAATAGCACTGTTCACTTTAGAGCCTTTCCAAAATTTTGCTGGgacataaaaaacatacatatataaatatatattttttgttgcaGGTCTAAATGACGtactttaaaaagaataaactggAGATTAAAAAGACCATTGAATATATActattattaatgattattaattCTTCATTCTATAGATAGAAGAAATAGAAGAAACCTTTTCAGTCATAAATACCTAGTtctttactttaataaatacagattttatATCGATACATattaaaattatgttaaaagaGATCATAACAAGCTGACGTTAGCAGTGCGCTTAAGTCAAGGGGGAAATCGAGGACCGTCTATTGAGCATTTGAATGGAGCAGGAGTTTACTGATAGTGTGTGATTAATGTACAAACTGTAGAAAGGAAAATAACCAgttgaatatttgaatattttggtGAATGAGTCATTCtggtcattttaaaaaaaacaaagaggtcTGATTACCCTTTCGGATGGCGAGCAGGGGCGCGATGGCGCTCTGGTGCCAAACAGTGATGAGCAGAGTCCAAGGTAACACGATTAACACGATGGCAAGAATGTCTCTTCTCTTCGGCATCTCCAGGGTTGTTTCTGTGTTAACACAAATTtgtgtattattacatttaggTCGCATAGAaagctacatactgtatgaagtCCCTACAAATTAgttgttactacagaaatgccttttgaccaatcagaacaaagAATACACTCAAGCTCATTGTTGTAATAAGTTATACTAACTCTACAGTAAAGGTTATAGCTGAACATGAACAAGGGGTGTGATATAACCTTATAGTGAAAGCATTAGTTTTTACCTTGGCAAAATCCTGTAACATTGCTGACTGAATTTATGATCTAGTACACtgtgttgtatgtttgtgtgtgtgtgtgtgtgtgtgtgtgtgtgcttatagGTCACCATCTCTTACCCGTTGTTATAAGCAAtggacaaatgtgtgtgtgacgtgcAGCTGCAAAAGCCGCTTGTTAGAGATCTCGCAACGGGCCATCATTGCTCAGGTCATCTTTTACAGGAGAGAATacctacaatacacacacacacacacacacacacacacacacacacacacacacacacacacacacacacacacacatacaaagattAACCGTTATTATCAAAGCATCAAAATGATTTTTTCAATCAAGACGCCTGCCAACTGCATTATGAATGCATTTGTTCATTAAAGGAAAAATGTGTTCGATCTGTTTTGGAGCCTCTATTGTGTCTTTGGAGGAAAACAAATGAGAAGATATTTTGATAGCGATTAATTAATGAACGCATCTTCAAATCATAATAACAAGCTGGTGCTTCGGAAACTTGTTACTGACCTTTACACTTTTATCATAGTATAGAAAAGGACATTATTAATGcagtaaatgttttctgttaaaGGGAGGCTTTTATTATGACACTGTAGTGTTTGACGTGTTAGTTCTCTCAGGATACAGAAATTTGGCttattacacatacatacacatataataaGAACTTGTTTGAACATGTTACTAGAACGGAACTGTTATTATGGACGTGGAAAATGGAGAGCGGTCTGATGAGCGTGTGAAGGCATCAGGAGTTTTCTAATAGAGATTTGTTCAGGCAGGTCTGGACTTCGTACAGACGATATACTGATGCCTGAAGAAATCCCTTGAGTCTGTGCTAGGGAAATAAATGTGCATCTCCAGGTCAGGACGCTTGTGGAGTGGAGGGGGCGGAGTTCAATTATCTGTCAATTTCCTCCTTCCCTCAACGGGCAATGCATATATCATCAGCAAAAGCATGTGGCTGAGAATGCTAACCATGACAGACCTTGAGTTACAGACCTCAAAAACAATGTCTGATACTCTAAGGTCCAGACAGTCAGGCGGATCTAACCAGCCgtgaaaaaaatcatcagcTAACTGGTGGCTAACCAGTTGTCACAGAGATTACAGTTGTACGACAGGAGCGGTTCAGTGCACAAGCTTCTAATTTAACAGCGATGACTCTGCCGTGTTCATGACACGGCGACACTCTGAATCTTTATTACGCCGGAGACAAGCAAGGCCCCTCTGTTCAAATAATAATGTCTTATCTCTGCTGTGTCTACACAACATGCTGATTCGGACGCGCTCACTAATGTTTGGGTCGCTGAACAAAGACGGCGCTTAATGAAGAGCCGCATGTATACTTAGCAGCTCATTTCCTAAGTCTAGCCTCCGCTTTGAATACGGTTCTGTAATGACTGGAGCTTCCCTGAGGGGAGCAGCCACAATAGGTCGTTATTGACAAGCCTGTCACTTTATCTCTGCACGTCAGCGGAGGTGAAATCTAAAAGTGATGTATTGATTTCAGATGCCTGAAGCTGTATTAACAAAAAGAGTACAAAAATGTGCGTCACTTTCCATCTACGCTCCCTggaccgaaaaaaaaaaaaaaattagtgcCATTTCTTTTCTCATGCTTGATTACACCTTCTCTCACCTAAACACCGGAGGCAATCATCCTGTCAGCTGAGGATGCTATCATCATATTCagataaatggatggaaatTTAACCCGTAGTTATTTTGGTGTTTTCTACCTGTTCTGAATAATTCTAAATTTTCCATGGCACGGATGCAAAGTTTCTAACTGTAAAATTCGCTAATAAATACTGCAGACCTCTGTGGTATCATTTTCTAAACATGTAATAAAGTGTAAGGAAACTCCACTACCCGTATCTATTTAGAgctttaaatatatgtacaagTTTCCACATTATGAATTAAATACATAGTGGGTTCAgccattaaaataattaattatttaaacggAAACGCTAAATTcactaaaacactgaaaaaagaaGGATGTCTGGAGGATATGATACCCCCCCCCtcaatatatatgtatatatatatatatacacatatacgtatatatgtttacacacacacacacacacacacacacacacacacacacacacacacacacacacacacacacacacacacacacacacacacacacacactcactcacatatacgcatacacacacacaaaaatacacacacacctctagtATCAAAGACATGAACATTTCTGGCAAGttttcacatttctgtttttgtccTTCAGCCGCTCCCTGTATGAAGTCGCCACATATATATGCATATTTAATTCTGATACAGGTTTTACACCTGACGCAACCCAaacattttatccaggcttgggaatGCCACTAAGATTTTAGACCCTCAGCTGCCGGCATTTGTTCCTTCTCCAGGAATTGAACCCAGACCATGACATCGAGAACGCAAGGAACCTGCTGCTTGACTACCAGGAACTTCCCTTTCATAACAGGGGAAAAACAATAATGCACCCAGTATTCATCTCTACTGCATATTTCTACCACTATATCTGTTCAAgctgaataaagaaataatttacaTGTGCTTATATTCTTAATTTGGTGAGAATATATTTTAAACCCGAGCTTCAGTCATGGTTAGTCATGTTGTATCTCCAGAAGGTTGGAAACATGTTAAATTTCTGTCTCTTCTATTACTCATAACAGGTTTGTAACATAACAGCTATCACACACGAAGCCTCTGCAtatggcttttctttttttctttcggCTCTTGTTAAATCCTGAGAATgcttagaataaaataatgtttttaggGTATTTGAGCTTTTTGTTCCATTTTTGTTATATAGATTGCTGAAAGTTAGATTTAGTAGTCTAGTTTTAAAGATtacctttattttattgtttgtattttggaTTCGATTTTGtttcatgatttttatttttgtttgaactttatttctttaacattCAGACGCTTGACCTGCAAACATCATACGATAATCTAATGCTATTGGTCGATACAACTCTTCTGTGTTGGGAAAAACTCCTCgatttctgttcatttgtcCTTTGACCTCAGCTACTTCAATACTGACTGCCTAATAATCCATCATCATTAAGAGTCTGCTGTGTGATCATGCGCGTATCTGCAGTCGTTCTCCGCAGACACAGCTTTATTTACAGGAGACTAGAGACAAAAAGCTTTCAGCACGATTCACTCTGACCTCTTAGAccacaaacataaaaatgaaaagagcaAACAGGTCAAAGCAggcagaggatttttttttttagccagaaAATTCTGAGCGAATGCACAAAATACAGCTCGCTCAAAGAACGTATCATGAAGAAGatgtagaaaaaaacagagTAAATAAAGCGATATTCTCCAAGGACGTTTTGCGGTTCAACAGATACACCTGATAGAATGATTACATTCAGGACGAGTTAAAAAACAGTTTGGGCGTCAGAGaataactgcaaaaaaaagagggatggatggatgatgctCTTCACTGTGATGTGACAATGAGCGATTTTCTGACAAAAGGAAAGCACATTAGGGAATAAAGTCATGCTACAGAGTCTgttctgactttatttattagaatcTCCAGCGCTTTCTGACAGCTTAATACACgatactcattttttattcTGGTAGATGACCATTATCGAGCCTACAGAACCTGTGTGTTCCGTTCACCTCAAAATAACccattttaaagcttttatctAATTGCAGAATATTACAGAAAAGTAATTTCCAGGTGCTCAGATTGAGTTCtctaaaaaacactaaaatctAATTTGGATAAGAGTTTGTGTTCAGGTCTGTTTGACTCTGCCGAGCATCTTCTAGCATGTGGAgggatttttgtgtgtatttttaaagaagaagcatttattttgtcacatatacattagagcacagAGACATTCTTTCTCCACATATCCTGATTTTAGAGTTTAGGGTCAGAGTGCAGATTCAGATACAGCACCCCTAGAATATTGAGGagtaagggccttgttcaagggcccagcagaggcaataattatcattattgttatcaAATACcttctttaaaacaaaatgatcaCTATTATGgcattatatcattattatgaGTTCAACTCAATGTGTATAATCATAGCTACATGTCAAAAAAGGCTGGAAGCAATAATGAAGtaaacatttctacataaaCAGAACTACTGTACGAAGACCACTACATCAATATAAACTAAACAAAGCCAGCTCTTTGatttaaagaggaaaaaaagaaaatccagacacaaattgtgctgtttttgtgaaAGATATTGGTTTGGAGAAAGTGTTATTCTGTCAGTCACACCTCCTTTTTTCActactttcttttattatgCAGCAGCCTtcattgtctttctttcttttttttcgtcTGGTAAAAGGTTTTTTGAAACATCATATGTTTCATTCATTACTGAGATTCAAACATTTACTCAATATACGGGTAAAAGAGtgttttgaaatataaaatgtttaagcttttgttctgattcattgatataaaagttataaaacaaGAATATATAACGcaatttgttaaaataaataaataaataaataaataaataaataaagaaagaaagaaagaaagaattaaataatacaGGAAACATTTTGCAAAACAAAGTGGATATAGTTTTATAATTTAGTTATATTACAGCCTGATACAATCTACAATCAGTATCCCAGAATtacaaagtgaaaacagaattctggatgtctgtaaatatattacaacaaataaaattaaaaaaattaattcggggtctgaatacttattgtcaggactcagcccggacttttggccatgggtgacactgggggtgtgattacaaatatacagtcaaacaagtgttgaattggtgtaaagatcacatggagttcagatctcctcttggtatcatagagctggtagatctgtagatgtctcaggattttcatagagtcagcctcatctcagtggaggtgcAAAATCTTCattgtctccacacctgttcctaatcgtgtctcattgtcttttgtatttaactgtgccgcgttgccttgtgcagtgcggaatcaactgttgtctttgtccggtctagtctgtgttatgtttcatgtttttcgttattaaattttcatattttatttgcttttaataAATCTCTAGAAATCTGTTTTgtgaagtgaaataaatgagGTCTGAATTCTTTCTGAATCTGCTGTATGTAGATAGatagttcagtttttttttcagattgcTAATACAGTATAATTGTTTTACAAGCACAATGCtgtgaaatttaaataaatcagtgattcATCCATTGTTAAGCAGTCAACAGAAGCTGTAGATTAAGAGATTAAAGATGTCTATATTGTACACTGATATTATATACTACTAAATGCCAGAATTGCCTCAGGTTACTCATTAtcaaactatataaataaacagtaatgtaACCAGACTACTGTGCTGAACAGCTTCTCGGCTCTGAGTTAAAGCgcatgatttttttcattctcagtAATAGGCGAGTAAGCAGGAGGTCCCTAAAACTGATGTTGAGGGGCGTGTCTGTGTCAAACACATCTGCCTCACCTCGACACCTCGATAAAAATTTAAACAGGTCAGCAGAGTGAAGATGCTGattagatttgtttatttacaattctctgtatttggcagatgcctttatccagagtacCTTATTCTATCTCACTTTAATACACCTGAACAATTAAgagttaaaggccttgctccgAGGCAGCTTgggactcaaactcacaaccttcaaagCCCTAGTCCAATACTTTAACCATTAGGCTCCACACAAAACGTAACCTAAGTGTTGTTTGAATGAGTGCTTTCACCTTAATTGTCATTGTCTATGTCATTTCTTGTTTTGTCTCcacctcttttttccttttctattgTGTGATTGAATGGGTGAGGCAAAACAGAACATGAGGTAGAACATGTGAGTGGCGTGTCAGGACACAAAATAAAAGGTCCGGATCACCGAATGCCTTCATTGCCGTAGATGTTCATCTAAGGTTCAATACGATGCAGAAGAAATAGTTTTTAACTGGTGGTCTGTAGCAATCACCTGTGTGACCACTCTAACTAAAGCCTTGTCCAAACTCTAAGCCAAGCAACACATCATTATTATAATGTCTTTTTAATAATACGATTCTTTACACATTTTCCACTCATATCCTAACCTTTTCAGTTCTTTTACAAAGCCAGGAGAAATCCTTTAATAACCTCCGACATGAATGCCTGAACTAATAActagaaatgtttctttttttattctaatttctGTATATTTCATTTTAGGGTTTATTGATGCTCAAGAATTGAATTGTCCATCTTCTTCttcaatttctttttcaaaatcaaatattaataGACTACTTATTATGGATAGGGCTTGGCTTCTCTCCTGCAGGCTCATTGCCAGCAGTTACACAGATTTATACACTCCAGT
The DNA window shown above is from Tachysurus fulvidraco isolate hzauxx_2018 chromosome 13, HZAU_PFXX_2.0, whole genome shotgun sequence and carries:
- the b3gat1a gene encoding galactosylgalactosylxylosylprotein 3-beta-glucuronosyltransferase 1 isoform X1, whose product is MPKRRDILAIVLIVLPWTLLITVWHQSAIAPLLAIRKACHHLVKEIFIIPERLMVQRHRLSDDGTGEGRRDAGSQTSDSKEFCSSDKDIVEVVRTEYVYTRPPPWSDTLPTIHVITPTYSRPVQKAELTRLANTFLHIPNLHWILVEDAQRRTPLVTRLLRETGLNYTHLNVETPRNYKLRGDARDPRIPRGTMQRNLALRWLRETFSPNSTQTGIVYFGDDDNTYSLELFEEMRSTRMVSVWPVAFVGGLRYESLKVNAAGKVYGFKTVFDPHRPFGIDMAGFAINLRLILFKPQAYFKLRGVKAGYQESSLLRELVTLNDLEPKAANCTKILVWHTRTEKPVLVNEGKKGFSDPNMEI
- the b3gat1a gene encoding galactosylgalactosylxylosylprotein 3-beta-glucuronosyltransferase 1 isoform X2, with the translated sequence MPKRRDILAIVLIVLPWTLLITVWHQSAIAPLLAIRKDDGTGEGRRDAGSQTSDSKEFCSSDKDIVEVVRTEYVYTRPPPWSDTLPTIHVITPTYSRPVQKAELTRLANTFLHIPNLHWILVEDAQRRTPLVTRLLRETGLNYTHLNVETPRNYKLRGDARDPRIPRGTMQRNLALRWLRETFSPNSTQTGIVYFGDDDNTYSLELFEEMRSTRMVSVWPVAFVGGLRYESLKVNAAGKVYGFKTVFDPHRPFGIDMAGFAINLRLILFKPQAYFKLRGVKAGYQESSLLRELVTLNDLEPKAANCTKILVWHTRTEKPVLVNEGKKGFSDPNMEI